In the Populus trichocarpa isolate Nisqually-1 chromosome 8, P.trichocarpa_v4.1, whole genome shotgun sequence genome, GCAAAATCTCTTCCCCGTATACGATGCATGTAGGATTCAATTTGTATCAGGAAAATCTGGAGGATAGCGCTGTAATCATTCCATAGATTCTGGAATCAAATCCAATTAAATGAGCAAAAGGCACTGATTAACCTGGCATGTGATCCTTACTTCCATTTTATAATGCGTTACTGGCTCCTGCTAAGGGAATCTGAAGAACAGCTCGTATTGATAAACACATGTCAGCAACTCCGAGTGACACATAAATTAGGTAAAGGCACATGGTCAAACCAGGGTGTTGTACATGTAAAGAAAGCCATGATTGAAGAATGATTCTTTAGGTAAAGTAAACGCTTGAAGCATCCTTTACAATCAAAGCTTGATTGTTATGGCGTATAATAATTTACAGGAAAATAATTCTTTAGGGAAAGTAAACGCTTGAAGCATCCTTTACAATCAAAAGCTTAATTGTTATTGCGTATAATAATTTACAGGTTTTTACAATTATGTAGTTCTGTCTTTCTTGCAATTAACGCCCATGTTTGATAATTAAGTCATTCTTTTTAGAATGATTACCAGGTATACTGACTGGAACTGGACTGAACATAACATTTTCAGGATGACTCAACATTATGcaccttcctatttatatagCCGCCAAGCTAGTGAAAGCTGTCCTGTATTCATCATAAGGTGGCAAAAATAAACCGAGAAGAATCGTAAAGTGAAGAATACCCTTTTAACTAGCTTATTTGAATGATTAATCTGATCCTGAAATATGACGGAATCAAGCACGTCACTGCTGAAGTTAGCATTGCTGCCTAAACTCCAGGTCGTCAAGATTCTTGAACTTGagcaattatttaaaatatcaatcagtataattaaaatatccaaCACATTATCTGTTggatttcaatatatatatatatatatgggaaaGAAAAGGTGGAAAGATGGTCACCCTTGAGAATGAAAAAGTGAGTGCTCTCTATAACCGTATATAGAAGTTGTAGGTTGGTTTTGCTAATCCATATATAAACTTGAGGAACATGCAAACCTGTGAAAGCGGTCAAGTTCCTAACATCATGTCGGAGTGCTACTTGATCcataattattatatcaaaGCTAAGTCATCGGCCAGGCAAAGTCGCCGCCGCCCATGTGCCAATGCGGGGTCTTCCTTCTATGCTGCGTTACTGCACTGCCAGACAATTTCTAGTGGTACACGAGATCACTCTATCAAACCTGGCAAAGGGAATATGGCACAAGTTCATATTGATATCCCATTAAAGAATTGTTGGGAAATTTACCTTCTTAGGACTGCTGGAGAGTACAAGGCAAATTTTAGGCAAGAAATTCTTCTACCAAATTAGCCCCCGTAAGAACTACGTAAACCAGGTCCACAAGATCCAAAACAAAGGAGCAGGAGGGGATAGCCATGCTTCTTGACGGTCTGAAAGGGTTGATCCACGGCCAGTAGGGTAGAAAAATGGAAGCATCTCGGcaccgaaaaaaaaaaggaggaccAGTACAAAATAGCATTATCTGCTTAATTAGTTTGGCCAGTGCAATTAATGTGCAGACGTCAAACAAGACCggtctttcttctcttttgatatttttcattccAGGAAAATGTCCAGCAATTTAATTTCTCCGAAGCTCATCATAACTATCCtcctattattaattaaaagcaCAAATCCACGTGACATGGAACATTCAAGCAATAAACACTCCTTATAAACCAGCCACACTGCCACTGAGACTAACGAGTAAACTAACAACCTTTGTTAACGAGGAGCAGATATACAGAAGTCTAAAAGATACATAAACAATCAAGCAGACTGCAAGGTGCAAACATATAAACACAGTTACAACAAGAATCGGAGTATAAACAAATCTACAGACATAAATGTTGTACCTATTTGACCAATAAAAGCAGCAGATAAATCCTTTTTCTGAAGCTGTGTTACTTCAGCTTTCATCAATGCCTCTGCAGGAGAAATTAATGCTATACAAAATCCATTGCTCCTACAATAAGTTGCTGCCTTTGAATGAAGTAACTGTGGATGGTACAAAGGAGGGCTGCTTCCAGTTGCAGATGATCTTTTATCCTGCTACGTCCAACCAGAAGCAGGGATTCCCTGCTTCTGAAACCATTCAAGCATGTGGAATCTTTCAGAGAGTACAGGTCTCACATCGTTCTGCTGAGAGAGGTGCTTGAGGAGTGGAAGAAGCACATCCAGAAGCTGAACAGCCCATAAATATGGATAGAGAGGTGGTTGAGTAAATGAACAAACAAGATTGGggaataattatgaatttaagtAATTTAGATATTCCTACCTGTGTATCATGTGGTTGTCCTGCAGAAAATGGAACGCATGGAATTCCATTCAGTGGTTGCAACAAGAAACTGAATGGATTGTTGTCAACAATAACAACCCGGCATGGATCATTTGATATGCAGGAGAGATCTTTCACATGCTCCTGATACTCCCTGTTCAGTGGTCACATACAGCATGAAaggttttcaaaactaaaaaatgaatCTTAAGCGTAAGGATACAAGAGAAGTTAATTCCTTCATTTAGAAATAAATCAACTATACAAAGTATCTGCATTTGCTTAACTTAATCACAGAAGCATACTGCGTCATTATCAGGAATTGACATCTTTATCATCAAAATTTCACATCCACTCAAAACTAGAAAGATGAGTTTGAAGCACTAAAAGTGAGTGGCATAAAGCACTCATGAAGAATTGGAACACATTATTAAAACCAAGCAAATCCATTgcagttaataaataaatacagtCATTATGATGGGGGTGGGGGTGGTTTAAATATGAAATCATTAGCACCATTACACAGGCAATTATCGGGAGCATAAACAATCTAGTTTctgtaaaaagaaaaacgaaCTAAACTCAAAATTCAACATAGTGATAGCCCCAGTCTAATCAAGATTGTCTAGAATGTGTCTTCTGAAGCGAGCATGAACTTAATTTCTATAGAATATGTAAAACCTTGTTTTGAACGTTGAGAAAAATTCCAGCATTAAATATGTAACTCTTTAGCTTGCGTGAGGTAAATgatatttaatcttgtaagAAATTTTCAAGAATTAGCTTTACCATGTATAACTCTTATTCACAGACAGATACATCAAATGATTGCATAGAATTTACTTAACATGAAATCATAGTAACTTAAGTCGACCTGCTAAATGTAAAATCTGCACGATCATACCTAATTCATTTCATAATATCAGTTTTTTCTGTAAAGTATAGAGACCATTCACACCATATATTGTTACTCTAGCATAATAAGCATccagaaaaaaacatatagagaAACTCTAATATCCAAGACTGTCAGAAAAAAGATTTCTTCCAAAATATTATAAGAGTTTTAACTGTTTCCAATAAAATCACTTAAGCAATGTGTGATGGTCATAACTTATGTCCAATTCAAAAGATGTGCGCATACTTCATGGTAGAATATTGTTAACTGGTGTATATATGCTTGTGTATTCGGCAAACTAAAAGGACAAGAACACAAGTTCCACTTGTCCTTTTGAGAAGCCTTTTTATCTAGAGAAGTAAATATCCTAAATTTCAAATAACTAGTGTGCTATCAGCAGTTACAAACTCAAGGAAGGAAAGACATAATGTAAGAAAGACCAGAAAAATATGAATACAACAACTCGTGCTTACGTGCTAGTTGTTGAAGGCCGATAAAGACGTAGACTAAATCGATTTTCTGTATCTATTCTGTCAACAAGTGGTCTGGCATAACCTGCAAATATTCAAAGGTGGTATTTCGAACTcgctaagaaaataataataaaggtgGAAGAGCTAATAGCCGATACAGTAAGTATAGCAGCCAGATGTATGGTGAAGTAAATATCAGACCTTCAAGGCCAGCTGTAAATAGCACAAGCTCTGCAAATTCACTGAGTTGTTTTAGGAATTCATCCAACCCTGGACGCTCAAATACCGTAACATAATTGATCTTAAGTTTCCCTTCGCATTCCTTCAAATCCCAACATACTCAAGTCAAAATAGTCTAacttaaataattttacttAAAATGACTTGCATATAAGAACCTTGTCTGAAGATACACATTCCAGCTCAAACCACTTCAATCCAGCTTCCATTGCTTGATTGCACAGAAGCGCTGGCAAACTAGATGTCTCATAAGCACATACTAGAGTTTCATCCAAGTCAAGAACCACCTGCAGTACATATTCTGGAGTCAATGTCATGTTGAATTACTGTTTTTAAAGAAGCAGCAAGAGAGAAGATAGAGAAAAACCCTGCTAAACACCTTTCGCACAATGATTTTACAGATTATAAAGTTAAATACCCAAGACCAA is a window encoding:
- the LOC7488022 gene encoding uncharacterized protein LOC7488022 produces the protein MAELTHPEVVYSPRSIQLWRALWNWLAFFFQIFLQILRAVGPRSLSTPSHTFKPLPLGELPETTDPPPATVEIPAGTDAISANEPIQKLTVVLDLDETLVCAYETSSLPALLCNQAMEAGLKWFELECVSSDKECEGKLKINYVTVFERPGLDEFLKQLSEFAELVLFTAGLEGYARPLVDRIDTENRFSLRLYRPSTTSTEYQEHVKDLSCISNDPCRVVIVDNNPFSFLLQPLNGIPCVPFSAGQPHDTQLLDVLLPLLKHLSQQNDVRPVLSERFHMLEWFQKQGIPASGWT